In Candidatus Methylacidiphilales bacterium, one DNA window encodes the following:
- the rpsG gene encoding 30S ribosomal protein S7, translating into MARRRRAIRRQIEPDPKFESVNVALLINKVMRCGKKTLAQRIVYKAIDLINEKNKDGDPLEIVNRAIENVKPRVEVKSRRIGGATYQVPVEVAPERQLSLAMRWIVSFADKRKGVPMYEALASELLDAAAGQGSAIKKRDDVHKMAQANRAFAHLRFK; encoded by the coding sequence ATGGCAAGACGTCGCAGAGCAATACGCCGGCAGATAGAGCCTGATCCGAAGTTTGAGTCAGTTAACGTTGCGCTTTTGATTAATAAGGTCATGCGCTGTGGGAAAAAGACCTTGGCGCAGCGTATCGTCTACAAAGCGATTGATTTGATTAATGAAAAAAACAAGGACGGAGATCCACTTGAGATTGTAAACCGTGCAATAGAAAACGTTAAGCCGCGGGTTGAGGTTAAAAGCCGACGAATTGGAGGTGCGACCTATCAAGTGCCTGTCGAAGTTGCTCCTGAGAGACAGCTGTCGTTAGCCATGCGATGGATAGTGAGTTTCGCCGATAAACGTAAGGGGGTGCCGATGTATGAGGCTTTGGCGTCTGAGCTGCTAGATGCAGCGGCTGGCCAAGGTAGCGCGATCAAGAAACGTGATGATGTTCACAAGATGGCACAGGCTAATCGTGCGTTTGCTCATTTGCGATTTAAGTAG
- the rpsL gene encoding 30S ribosomal protein S12 encodes MPTINQLVRKGRKKVRAKTKAPALDKCPQRRGVCVQVMTRTPKKPNSALRKVAKVRLTNGNEVIAYIPGEGHNLQEHSIVLVRGGRVKDLPGVRYHIVRGTLDALGAAGPSNTNKLTRNVSRSKYGVKKPKAGGASAAPASKGAKK; translated from the coding sequence ATGCCTACGATTAATCAATTAGTGCGGAAGGGGCGTAAGAAGGTCAGAGCGAAGACCAAGGCTCCTGCTTTGGACAAGTGTCCACAACGACGTGGGGTGTGTGTGCAAGTGATGACTCGCACGCCCAAAAAGCCGAATTCAGCATTGCGCAAAGTTGCTAAAGTGCGTTTGACTAACGGGAATGAAGTGATTGCTTATATTCCTGGGGAGGGGCACAATCTTCAGGAGCATTCTATTGTTTTAGTGCGTGGCGGTCGTGTTAAAGATTTGCCTGGGGTGCGTTACCACATAGTCCGTGGAACGCTGGATGCGCTTGGAGCGGCGGGACCGAGTAACACTAATAAGCTTACCCGTAATGTCTCACGTAGTAAATATGGTGTGAAGAAACCTAAAGCTGGAGGTGCATCGGCTGCTCCGGCTAGTAAAGGAGCGAAGAAGTAA
- a CDS encoding U32 family peptidase: MVSSTKDGIVRRKPELVSPAGNWECVRAAVACGADAVYFGLKDGFNARMRADNFSLCELKTLMDYLHQRGVRGYLALNTLVFTDELPLAVRILKMAEESGVDAVIVQDIGLCLLAKRFAPSVALHTSTQMTVTSPEGVEVVRELGIQQVVLARELSIRELRRFGGCGVPLEVFVHGALCVAYSGQCLTSEALGRRSANRGECAQACRLPYRLWVDGEIKDLGERRYLLSPQDLAAIDYIPELIAAGISSFKIEGRLKTPEYVAAITGAYRSAIDEAWKSIEAQVVECDRRSKNGTKVNYEMEMMFSRGLYSGWLEGVNHQKLVHGLYSNKRGAFVGEIAEVKGNGVRLVGVKVSLRRGDGVLFDNGGDQSDLLGGRVYQVRGDWLFFERGLINQAKIKAGDKVFKTDDPQLRREIRQRFAKDKEILKVFIKANWKCSAGKPAELIFSVTGGSDQWEVRVVSDTIVVAARNVYLTSECVEAHVARLGETCFALERFDCQIEGKVFLPLSEINRMRRKAVELLYQIMPCEGWIQWVYERRKEKALYFVNENNLSDRTVKVIKQIDFIGVCGFEPYGDGSHLTWSVLCRTEEQAEVAVECGWKRIYLDFEDIRRYQGAVEKLKALANGDAEIYLATPRIQKSGEIGFFNVIHAANPDGVLIRNLGGLFFFTPKSKTHGLKCIGDFSLNVANPWSARWFMEWGLEAVTVSYDLTWDQIIRLAEAMGGRGLEVTLHQHMPMFHMEHCVFAAFLSKGTDHTNCGRPCECYRVELEDRVGLRHPVIADVGCRNTVFHARSQSGAAYFSVFKQAGIRNFRIELLNESRAEALRLLRSYEALHRGGKTAECLIRELSAINGVGVVRGTFEDREFSR; this comes from the coding sequence ATGGTTTCTTCGACTAAGGATGGCATAGTGCGTCGTAAGCCGGAGTTGGTGTCTCCCGCTGGGAATTGGGAATGTGTGCGGGCTGCGGTAGCTTGTGGTGCAGACGCCGTTTATTTTGGGCTTAAAGATGGTTTTAATGCACGGATGCGTGCTGATAATTTTAGCTTATGCGAACTGAAAACTCTGATGGATTATCTGCATCAGAGGGGAGTTCGAGGTTATCTTGCTTTGAATACCTTGGTTTTTACTGATGAGCTTCCCTTAGCTGTGAGAATCTTGAAAATGGCCGAGGAGAGCGGGGTGGACGCAGTAATTGTGCAAGATATAGGCTTATGCCTTTTGGCGAAGCGTTTTGCTCCGAGTGTGGCTCTGCATACATCGACGCAGATGACTGTGACTTCACCGGAAGGGGTTGAGGTGGTGCGAGAGCTGGGGATTCAACAAGTGGTCTTAGCACGTGAACTTTCGATACGAGAGCTTAGGCGTTTTGGGGGTTGTGGTGTGCCTTTGGAGGTTTTTGTGCACGGGGCACTGTGTGTGGCGTATTCGGGGCAATGTTTAACGAGTGAGGCGCTTGGGCGTCGAAGTGCGAACCGTGGCGAGTGTGCGCAAGCTTGTCGTTTACCTTATCGTCTTTGGGTGGACGGCGAGATTAAGGATCTGGGAGAGAGGCGATATTTGTTGTCTCCCCAGGATTTAGCAGCGATTGATTATATACCTGAGTTAATTGCTGCGGGGATATCTAGTTTCAAGATAGAGGGCAGATTGAAGACGCCTGAGTATGTGGCGGCTATCACTGGTGCTTATCGTTCAGCTATTGACGAGGCATGGAAGAGTATCGAGGCTCAAGTTGTTGAATGTGATAGACGGAGCAAGAATGGGACGAAAGTCAACTATGAGATGGAGATGATGTTTTCGCGAGGACTTTATTCGGGGTGGTTGGAAGGGGTAAATCATCAAAAGCTTGTGCATGGGTTGTATTCGAATAAACGAGGTGCATTTGTTGGTGAGATAGCTGAGGTGAAGGGGAACGGAGTTCGCTTGGTGGGAGTGAAAGTTTCATTAAGGCGAGGTGACGGTGTCTTATTTGACAATGGCGGTGATCAAAGTGATCTTCTGGGAGGTAGAGTTTATCAGGTAAGAGGCGATTGGCTTTTTTTTGAACGAGGGCTGATCAATCAAGCAAAGATCAAGGCGGGCGATAAGGTTTTCAAGACAGATGATCCGCAACTCAGGCGCGAAATTCGTCAACGTTTTGCGAAGGATAAGGAAATCCTAAAAGTATTCATCAAAGCTAATTGGAAATGCTCTGCTGGGAAGCCTGCGGAATTAATTTTTAGTGTGACCGGCGGCTCAGATCAGTGGGAGGTAAGGGTTGTTTCCGATACGATTGTCGTGGCAGCGCGGAATGTGTATTTAACTTCGGAATGTGTCGAGGCGCATGTCGCGCGTCTTGGGGAGACTTGTTTTGCCCTAGAGAGATTTGACTGTCAGATAGAGGGGAAGGTCTTTTTGCCGCTGAGTGAGATTAACCGCATGCGACGTAAGGCGGTTGAGCTTTTGTATCAAATAATGCCATGTGAGGGATGGATTCAATGGGTTTATGAGCGGAGGAAAGAGAAAGCGTTATATTTTGTAAATGAAAACAATTTATCTGATCGAACAGTTAAGGTTATAAAGCAAATCGATTTTATTGGTGTTTGCGGTTTTGAACCTTACGGTGATGGAAGCCATCTTACATGGAGCGTTTTGTGTCGCACGGAGGAACAAGCTGAGGTGGCGGTAGAGTGCGGCTGGAAGCGGATTTACCTTGATTTCGAAGATATACGAAGATATCAGGGGGCAGTCGAAAAACTAAAAGCCCTGGCGAATGGCGATGCAGAAATTTACCTGGCGACGCCGCGGATCCAAAAATCTGGAGAGATAGGTTTTTTTAATGTGATCCATGCAGCGAATCCTGATGGGGTTTTGATAAGAAACTTAGGCGGACTCTTCTTTTTTACACCTAAGTCTAAAACTCATGGGCTGAAATGTATTGGGGATTTTTCTTTAAATGTTGCGAATCCGTGGTCGGCGCGATGGTTTATGGAATGGGGATTAGAGGCGGTGACGGTAAGTTATGATTTAACGTGGGATCAAATTATACGGCTCGCTGAGGCTATGGGAGGTAGAGGGCTTGAGGTCACGCTTCATCAACACATGCCTATGTTTCATATGGAGCATTGTGTGTTTGCAGCCTTTTTGTCCAAGGGCACGGATCATACGAATTGCGGTCGCCCATGCGAGTGTTACCGTGTGGAGCTAGAAGACCGAGTTGGGTTAAGGCACCCTGTGATAGCTGATGTGGGATGCCGGAATACTGTGTTTCATGCGCGGTCGCAGAGTGGGGCTGCCTATTTTTCGGTATTTAAGCAAGCAGGAATTAGGAATTTTAGGATAGAATTATTGAATGAGAGTCGAGCTGAGGCACTTAGGTTGTTGAGGAGTTATGAGGCGTTGCACAGGGGGGGAAAGACGGCTGAATGTTTAATTCGGGAACTTTCGGCGATAAACGGGGTTGGGGTTGTGAGGGGCACTTTTGAGGATAGGGAGTTTAGTAGGTAG
- the kdsB gene encoding 3-deoxy-manno-octulosonate cytidylyltransferase, with protein MKTDSVVIVIPARYGSTRFPGKPLASILGKPMIQWVWESVIENQHGARVIVATDDERIKRVVEGFGGEVVMTSSLHATGTDRMAEVARTIDAEWWLNVQGDEPLIEAREVDNLIEFLVAGKWDMVTLAHPIESEEEWRNRDVVKVIFRDDGQAVYFSRSEIPYAKSWPVPAGKVWRHVGLYGYRREALERFVNTPQQAWEICEGLEQLRAVALGMRIGVMGVTFHACGVDREEDLVRVERVLQERRRV; from the coding sequence ATGAAAACGGATTCGGTGGTTATTGTGATACCAGCCCGATACGGTTCGACACGGTTTCCGGGTAAACCGTTAGCTTCCATACTCGGGAAGCCTATGATTCAGTGGGTGTGGGAGTCGGTGATTGAAAATCAACATGGGGCGCGTGTGATTGTGGCGACAGATGACGAGAGGATAAAGCGTGTAGTGGAAGGTTTTGGGGGAGAAGTTGTGATGACATCGAGTCTGCATGCAACGGGCACGGATCGGATGGCAGAAGTGGCGCGCACGATTGATGCGGAATGGTGGCTCAACGTTCAAGGAGATGAGCCATTGATTGAGGCGAGGGAGGTTGATAATTTAATTGAGTTTTTAGTGGCGGGGAAGTGGGATATGGTTACACTTGCTCATCCGATCGAGTCTGAGGAGGAGTGGCGAAATCGGGATGTGGTGAAAGTTATATTTCGAGATGATGGGCAAGCGGTTTATTTTTCACGCTCTGAGATTCCCTACGCAAAGAGTTGGCCTGTGCCTGCTGGAAAAGTGTGGAGACATGTCGGTTTGTATGGATATCGGCGAGAGGCGTTGGAGCGGTTTGTCAATACTCCACAGCAGGCTTGGGAGATATGTGAAGGGTTGGAGCAGCTGCGTGCGGTAGCGCTTGGGATGAGGATAGGTGTGATGGGTGTGACGTTTCATGCGTGTGGTGTGGATCGAGAGGAGGACTTGGTTCGTGTAGAGAGGGTTTTGCAGGAGAGGAGACGTGTGTAA
- a CDS encoding glycosyltransferase family 9 protein yields the protein MNFPGLDPSWEYSHKVAHCLGLLKTWDLERCQDELRKGVGVLVVANTALGDTVLCTPLLAALAENLGRERVGFLVRHPNQSLYWDSPSVGDVFCVRGKYRGLGQLKVSLKGTNYRLALVANCTEPDLIPWLYWCGIRGFLRYRTRWSRFASWFANQHEMRRAGESDYATGHAVENNCAMARALGLTVKEEKIRLHINEQNPHGDRNPYFIIHPGASRESKCWPLERWAEIARKVFLSTGWDLVLTGNESEKALAERLSALSQSDGVHRVYNYCGELSLRELAALIRDGRIFLSGDTGPYHIAVAVGTPTVTLFAPTDRGSSIEACGPRGVDPSRHRVVQTRRVGELISSISFSEVWDEVRKVLVWL from the coding sequence ATGAACTTTCCAGGCCTTGATCCTAGTTGGGAGTATAGCCATAAGGTTGCCCACTGTTTGGGGTTGTTGAAGACGTGGGATTTGGAGCGTTGTCAAGATGAGTTGAGAAAGGGAGTCGGAGTTCTGGTTGTCGCGAATACTGCGCTGGGGGATACTGTCCTCTGCACGCCTTTGTTGGCGGCGTTGGCTGAGAATTTAGGGCGTGAACGTGTGGGTTTTTTGGTGAGGCATCCTAATCAGTCGTTGTATTGGGATTCACCGAGTGTGGGCGATGTATTTTGTGTGAGGGGGAAGTATCGTGGATTGGGGCAATTGAAAGTAAGCTTGAAAGGGACTAATTATAGGCTTGCGCTTGTGGCTAATTGCACAGAGCCGGATCTTATTCCGTGGCTTTATTGGTGCGGAATAAGAGGGTTTCTGCGTTATCGCACGCGATGGAGTCGTTTTGCCAGTTGGTTCGCAAATCAGCATGAAATGCGGCGAGCGGGAGAGTCTGACTATGCGACTGGCCATGCTGTAGAGAATAATTGTGCTATGGCACGCGCACTGGGGTTGACCGTTAAGGAAGAAAAAATCCGTCTGCATATAAATGAACAAAATCCACATGGGGATCGGAACCCTTATTTTATCATTCATCCTGGCGCTTCACGTGAGAGTAAATGCTGGCCCTTGGAGCGTTGGGCAGAAATAGCGCGAAAAGTTTTTTTAAGCACTGGTTGGGATCTCGTGTTGACGGGTAATGAAAGTGAGAAGGCTCTTGCGGAGAGACTTTCCGCTCTATCTCAATCGGATGGGGTCCATCGTGTTTATAATTATTGTGGAGAACTTAGCTTGAGAGAGCTTGCTGCATTGATACGTGATGGGAGGATTTTTTTATCGGGAGATACTGGTCCTTATCATATCGCTGTGGCAGTTGGGACGCCGACGGTTACGTTGTTTGCGCCAACGGATCGAGGTTCTTCAATTGAGGCTTGCGGGCCGAGGGGGGTGGATCCGTCTCGACATCGGGTTGTGCAGACTCGGCGGGTGGGGGAATTGATTAGCTCGATTAGCTTTTCAGAGGTGTGGGATGAAGTAAGAAAGGTATTGGTGTGGCTATGA